One Paraburkholderia kururiensis DNA window includes the following coding sequences:
- a CDS encoding HU family DNA-binding protein: protein MNKQELIDAVAAQTGASKAQTGETLDTLLEVIKKAVSKGDAVQLIGFGSFGSGKRAARTGRNPKTGETIKIPAAKTVKFTAGKAFKDAVNKR, encoded by the coding sequence ATGAACAAACAGGAACTGATCGACGCCGTCGCAGCACAGACGGGCGCTAGCAAGGCTCAAACCGGCGAAACGCTGGACACGCTTCTCGAAGTGATCAAGAAAGCTGTGTCGAAGGGTGACGCGGTGCAACTGATCGGCTTCGGCAGCTTCGGTTCGGGCAAGCGCGCAGCACGTACGGGCCGTAACCCGAAGACGGGCGAGACCATCAAGATCCCGGCTGCCAAGACTGTCAAGTTCACGGCCGGCAAGGCGTTCAAGGACGCAGTCAACAAGCGCTAA
- a CDS encoding lytic transglycosylase domain-containing protein — protein sequence MKRASSLVAALAALGLAVGSVPARADCFDEAASYQKVNPLILRAIAWQESHNHPDAVHKNANGSTDYGVMQINSVHLPVLSQYGISSNTLMEPCKNVYIAAWHLRQKMNKYGNTWQAVGAYHSETPSLRDQYARQIAAILRKWKLLPDSR from the coding sequence ATGAAACGCGCTTCGTCTCTCGTCGCTGCACTTGCTGCGCTCGGCCTCGCGGTCGGGAGCGTGCCTGCGCGCGCGGACTGCTTCGACGAAGCCGCGAGTTACCAGAAAGTCAATCCGCTGATCCTGCGCGCCATCGCATGGCAGGAATCGCACAATCATCCCGATGCGGTCCACAAGAACGCCAATGGGTCCACGGACTACGGCGTCATGCAGATCAATTCGGTGCATCTGCCCGTGCTGTCCCAATACGGCATCTCGTCGAATACGCTGATGGAGCCGTGCAAGAACGTCTACATCGCCGCCTGGCACTTGCGGCAGAAGATGAACAAGTACGGCAACACGTGGCAGGCCGTGGGCGCCTACCATTCGGAAACGCCGTCGCTGCGTGACCAGTACGCGCGGCAGATCGCGGCCATCCTGCGCAAGTGGAAGCTGCTGCCCGATTCACGCTAG
- the gspE gene encoding type II secretion system ATPase GspE, with the protein MNTPASAGGVSAGARPGRPPEVSSAVSSTGAADREPPSALAARLVPYGFARNGQILVAHQHADALEVWISDRTNDAALAEIARNFGALSIVRLPADELAQAINQAYARQDGSAAQVVGEVEGEVDLSRLMQDIPEVEDLLESEDDAPIIRMINALLTQAAREQASDIHIEPFENASVVRFRVDGTLRDVVRPKKALHGALISRIKIMAQLDIAEKRLPQDGRITLRVGGRPVDVRVSTLPTGHGERAVLRLLEKDAQRLNLEALGMAQDTLAKFDRLISRPHGIVLVTGPTGSGKTTTLYASMSRLETATTNIMTVEDPIEYDLAGIGQTQVNERIGMTFGRALRSILRQDPDIIMIGEIRDLETAQIAVQASLTGHLVLATLHTNDAASAVTRLTDMGVEPYLLASSLLGVLAQRLVRQLCPVCKQERSEDGHAHWHPVGCDKCGQSGYAGRRGVYELLLVDDTIRSLIHRNAADAEILAAGRAQGMRTLREDGERWVAAGMTSLEEVIRVTGGA; encoded by the coding sequence GTGAACACACCGGCATCGGCGGGCGGCGTCTCTGCCGGCGCACGTCCGGGGCGGCCGCCCGAAGTTTCGTCCGCTGTTTCCTCGACAGGCGCAGCCGACCGCGAGCCGCCTTCGGCGCTGGCCGCGCGGCTCGTGCCCTATGGCTTCGCAAGAAACGGCCAGATTCTCGTCGCGCATCAACACGCCGATGCGCTCGAAGTGTGGATCAGCGACCGCACGAACGACGCCGCGCTCGCCGAGATCGCACGCAACTTCGGCGCGCTTTCCATCGTGCGCTTGCCCGCCGACGAACTCGCGCAGGCCATCAACCAGGCCTACGCGCGCCAGGACGGCAGCGCGGCCCAGGTGGTGGGCGAAGTGGAAGGCGAAGTGGATCTCTCGCGTCTCATGCAGGACATTCCCGAAGTGGAAGACCTGCTGGAGTCCGAAGACGACGCGCCGATCATCCGCATGATCAACGCGCTGCTCACGCAGGCCGCGCGCGAACAGGCATCGGACATTCACATCGAGCCGTTCGAAAACGCGTCGGTAGTGCGTTTTCGCGTGGACGGTACGCTGCGCGACGTCGTGCGTCCCAAGAAAGCGCTGCACGGCGCGCTGATTTCGCGCATCAAGATCATGGCGCAGCTCGATATCGCGGAAAAACGTCTGCCGCAGGACGGTCGCATCACGCTGCGCGTGGGCGGGCGTCCGGTGGACGTGCGCGTCTCGACGCTGCCCACGGGCCACGGCGAACGCGCCGTGCTGCGTCTGCTGGAAAAAGACGCGCAGCGCCTGAATCTCGAAGCGCTCGGCATGGCGCAGGATACGCTCGCGAAGTTCGACCGGCTGATATCGCGCCCGCACGGCATCGTGCTCGTCACGGGCCCTACGGGTTCGGGTAAAACGACGACGCTGTACGCATCGATGTCGCGGCTCGAAACGGCCACCACGAACATCATGACGGTGGAAGACCCGATCGAGTACGACCTCGCCGGCATCGGCCAGACGCAGGTGAACGAGCGCATCGGCATGACGTTCGGTCGCGCGCTGCGGTCCATTTTGCGGCAGGACCCGGACATCATCATGATCGGTGAAATCCGCGACCTGGAGACCGCGCAGATCGCGGTGCAAGCGTCGCTCACGGGTCACCTCGTGCTCGCGACGCTGCACACGAACGACGCGGCCTCGGCCGTCACGCGTCTCACGGATATGGGCGTGGAGCCGTATCTGCTGGCGTCGTCGTTGCTCGGCGTGCTGGCGCAGCGGCTGGTGCGTCAGCTGTGCCCGGTGTGCAAACAGGAGCGCAGCGAAGACGGCCACGCGCACTGGCATCCCGTGGGCTGCGACAAGTGCGGACAGTCGGGCTATGCAGGCCGGCGCGGCGTGTACGAACTGCTGCTCGTGGACGACACCATCCGCTCGCTCATCCACCGCAACGCGGCAGACGCCGAGATTCTCGCCGCGGGTCGCGCCCAGGGCATGCGCACGCTGCGCGAGGACGGCGAGCGTTGGGTGGCGGCGGGCATGACGTCGCTGGAAGAAGTGATCCGCGTGACGGGCGGAGCCTGA
- the gspG gene encoding type II secretion system major pseudopilin GspG, giving the protein MQMWTKGRAEIEALRARRQRGFTLIEIMVVIAILGILAALIVPKIMSRPDEARRVAARQDIGTIMQAMKLYRLDNGRYPTQEQGLRALVEKPSVDPVPNNWKDGGYLERLPNDPWGNSYQYLNPGVHGEIDVFSYGADGKPGGEGNDADVGSWQ; this is encoded by the coding sequence ATGCAAATGTGGACCAAAGGCCGTGCCGAAATCGAAGCGCTGCGCGCTCGCCGCCAACGCGGGTTCACGCTCATCGAAATCATGGTCGTGATCGCGATTCTCGGCATTCTCGCCGCGCTGATCGTGCCGAAAATCATGAGCCGCCCCGACGAGGCGCGGCGCGTGGCGGCGCGTCAGGACATCGGCACCATCATGCAGGCCATGAAACTCTACCGGCTCGACAACGGCCGCTATCCGACCCAGGAGCAAGGTTTGCGCGCGCTGGTCGAAAAGCCTTCCGTGGACCCGGTGCCGAACAACTGGAAAGACGGCGGCTACCTGGAACGTCTGCCTAACGACCCGTGGGGCAACAGCTATCAGTACCTGAACCCCGGCGTGCACGGCGAGATCGACGTATTCAGCTACGGCGCCGACGGCAAGCCGGGCGGTGAAGGCAACGACGCCGACGTAGGCTCGTGGCAATAG
- a CDS encoding GspH/FimT family pseudopilin, translating to MKEGLPCARRERGFTLLEMLVVLVIAGLLVSLASLSLTRNPRTDLNEEAQRLALLFETAGDEAQVRARPIAWQPLDSGFRFDVRTDDGWRPLRDDDLLGPRHWEGGVTGVSIDYPGSDTGADRIVFGTESVDVPVRVTLFSAAGNATIVGTGNGRYEVH from the coding sequence ATGAAAGAAGGTTTGCCGTGCGCGCGGCGTGAACGTGGCTTCACGCTGCTCGAAATGCTGGTGGTGCTGGTGATCGCAGGCTTGCTCGTCTCGCTTGCCTCGCTTTCGCTCACGCGCAATCCGCGCACGGATCTCAACGAAGAAGCGCAGCGGCTCGCGCTGCTGTTCGAAACCGCGGGCGACGAGGCACAGGTGCGCGCGCGCCCCATCGCGTGGCAACCGCTCGACAGCGGCTTTCGCTTCGACGTGCGAACCGACGACGGCTGGCGCCCGCTGCGCGACGACGACCTGCTCGGGCCGCGTCATTGGGAAGGCGGCGTGACGGGCGTGTCGATCGATTACCCCGGTTCGGACACGGGCGCGGACCGCATCGTGTTCGGCACCGAAAGCGTCGATGTGCCGGTGCGCGTCACGCTCTTTTCGGCTGCGGGCAATGCAACGATCGTCGGCACCGGTAATGGCCGCTACGAGGTGCATTGA
- the gspF gene encoding type II secretion system inner membrane protein GspF: MPAFRFEAIDAAGKAQKGVLDADSARSARTQLRTQGLTPLVVEPAASRTRGERQQRLAIGRRLSQREQAILTRQLASLLVAGLPLDEALAVLTDQSERDYIRELMAAIRAEVLGGHSLANALAQHPRDFPDIYRALVAAGEHTGKLGLVLSRLADYIEQRNALKQKIVLAFTYPAIVTIIAFGIVTFLLSYVVPQVVNVFASTKQQLPILTVVMMALSGFVRHWWWALLIGIVVVVYLVRSILAQPGPRLSFDRWLLTAPLAGKLVRGYNTVRFASTLGILSAAGVPILRALQAAGETLSNRAMRGNIEDAIVRVREGTSLSRALGNTKTFPPVLVHLIRSGEATGDVTTMLDRAAEGESRELERRTMFLTSLLEPLLILAMGGVVLVIVLAVMLPIIELNNLVQ, encoded by the coding sequence ATGCCGGCATTCCGTTTTGAAGCGATCGACGCGGCGGGCAAGGCGCAGAAGGGCGTGCTCGACGCGGACAGCGCGCGCAGTGCCCGCACGCAGCTACGCACGCAAGGCCTCACGCCGCTCGTCGTCGAACCTGCGGCGAGCCGCACGCGCGGCGAGCGTCAGCAGCGTCTCGCGATCGGCCGCCGGCTGTCGCAGCGCGAGCAGGCCATCCTGACGCGGCAACTCGCGAGCCTGCTCGTCGCTGGCCTGCCGCTCGATGAAGCGCTTGCCGTGCTCACCGACCAGTCCGAGCGCGACTACATCCGCGAGTTGATGGCCGCGATTCGCGCCGAGGTGCTGGGCGGCCATTCGCTCGCCAATGCGCTGGCACAGCATCCGCGCGACTTTCCCGACATCTATCGCGCGCTCGTTGCGGCCGGCGAGCACACCGGCAAGCTGGGCCTCGTGCTGTCGCGGCTCGCTGACTACATCGAGCAACGCAACGCGCTCAAGCAGAAGATCGTGCTGGCCTTCACGTATCCCGCCATCGTCACGATCATCGCGTTCGGCATCGTCACGTTCCTGCTCAGCTATGTGGTGCCGCAAGTGGTGAACGTGTTTGCGAGCACGAAGCAGCAGCTGCCCATCCTGACCGTCGTGATGATGGCGCTCTCCGGCTTCGTGCGGCACTGGTGGTGGGCGCTGCTGATCGGCATCGTGGTGGTCGTGTACCTGGTGCGTTCCATCCTCGCGCAGCCGGGCCCGCGGCTCTCGTTCGACCGCTGGCTGCTCACGGCGCCGCTCGCGGGCAAGCTCGTGCGCGGCTACAACACCGTGCGCTTTGCGAGCACGCTGGGCATTCTCTCGGCGGCGGGTGTGCCGATCCTGCGCGCGTTGCAGGCGGCCGGCGAAACGCTCAGCAACCGCGCGATGCGCGGCAACATCGAAGATGCGATTGTGCGCGTGCGCGAAGGCACGTCGCTTTCACGCGCGCTCGGCAACACGAAGACGTTTCCGCCCGTGCTGGTTCACCTGATCCGTTCGGGCGAAGCGACCGGCGACGTGACCACCATGCTGGACCGTGCCGCCGAAGGCGAGTCGCGCGAACTGGAGCGGCGCACGATGTTCCTGACGAGCCTGCTCGAGCCGCTGCTGATTCTGGCGATGGGCGGTGTGGTGCTCGTGATCGTGCTGGCCGTGATGCTGCCGATCATCGAGCTCAACAACCTCGTGCAGTAA
- the gspD gene encoding type II secretion system secretin GspD: protein MALRRVATALLVSGLITAQVAQAQVTLNFVNADIDQVAKAIGAATGKTIIVDPRVKGQLNLVSENPVPEEQALKTLQSALRMQGFSLVQDHGVLKVVPEADAKLQGVPTYVGNSTPARGDQVITQVFQLKNESANNLLPVLRPLISPNNTIAAYPGNNALVVTDYADNVRRLAAIIAGIDTAAGQQVSVVPLKNANALDTAQQLSKMLDPGTIGSTDPTLKVSVTADPRTNSLLLRASNAQRLAAAKSLAKQLDAPTSQPGNMHVVMLRNADAVRLARTLRGMMGKGSGNDTSNSGGANAFNQNAGGAAGGLSGSTGTAGTPPLPSGSTSSSLGNSMTGGSSSGTGSNSAPFLGEKEGSNNQDENQSGGGMIQADAATNSLIITAPEPVYRNLRSVIDQLDSRRAQVYIEALIVELNATTAANLGIQWQGALLGGNNAVYGGSNFGSGSSSIVDLTAQGAAIANNTNLLGTNSSNLLPNGLNIGLLHRFGSVFGLGGLLNALATSSDSNVLSTPNLITLDNEEAKIVVGQNVPVVTGSYATPTANAATSVTAFNTFDRIDVGVTLHVKPQITEGGILKLQLYQEDSTVDPTTVNNPGGVTINKRSIQSTVLCDNGEIIVLGGLMQDQYSNGNSKVPLLGDIPWLGQLFRSENKTRTKSNLMVFLRPVIVRDQATSSAITLNRYDYLRDQQGGYQTDNRLIRDQNIPMLPPPPPGPSEGAVPAQNLFDLNSMRRQSAPQNGEPAGGTPPAAPQSGSGAGVSSYAVPGGGASTGVGTSAPAAPLQQAPLTAPNAPDNATTNATPNTTNNSVASPGAHP from the coding sequence ATGGCATTGCGTCGCGTCGCCACGGCGCTGCTCGTGAGTGGGCTGATTACCGCGCAGGTCGCACAGGCGCAGGTCACGCTCAATTTCGTCAACGCGGATATCGATCAGGTGGCGAAAGCCATCGGTGCCGCAACCGGCAAAACCATTATCGTGGACCCTCGCGTCAAGGGTCAGCTCAACCTGGTTTCGGAAAATCCGGTTCCTGAAGAACAGGCTCTGAAGACATTGCAGTCGGCCTTGCGCATGCAGGGCTTTTCGCTGGTTCAGGACCACGGCGTACTGAAGGTCGTGCCCGAAGCCGACGCGAAACTGCAAGGCGTGCCCACCTATGTGGGCAACAGCACGCCTGCGCGCGGCGACCAGGTCATCACGCAAGTCTTCCAGCTCAAGAACGAGTCGGCGAACAACCTGCTGCCCGTGTTGCGGCCGCTCATCTCGCCGAACAATACGATTGCCGCGTATCCCGGCAACAATGCGCTCGTCGTGACCGACTACGCCGACAACGTACGGCGTCTCGCAGCGATCATCGCGGGCATCGATACAGCCGCGGGTCAGCAGGTCTCGGTCGTGCCGCTCAAGAATGCGAATGCGCTCGATACGGCCCAGCAGCTTTCGAAGATGCTGGACCCTGGTACGATCGGCAGCACGGACCCCACGCTCAAGGTTTCAGTAACGGCCGATCCGCGTACGAATTCGCTGCTGCTGCGCGCCTCGAACGCGCAGCGTCTTGCCGCGGCGAAGTCGCTTGCCAAACAGCTCGATGCGCCCACGAGCCAGCCGGGCAACATGCACGTCGTCATGCTGCGCAACGCGGACGCTGTGCGCCTCGCGCGCACGTTGCGCGGCATGATGGGTAAGGGTTCGGGTAACGACACGTCGAACAGCGGCGGCGCCAACGCGTTCAACCAGAATGCGGGCGGTGCAGCGGGCGGGCTGTCCGGCTCGACGGGCACGGCCGGCACGCCGCCGCTGCCGTCGGGTTCGACCAGCTCGTCGCTCGGCAATTCGATGACGGGCGGTAGTTCGTCGGGCACGGGCAGCAACAGCGCGCCGTTCCTCGGCGAAAAAGAAGGCAGCAACAACCAGGACGAGAACCAGTCCGGCGGCGGCATGATCCAGGCCGATGCCGCCACCAACTCGCTCATCATCACGGCGCCTGAGCCGGTGTACCGCAACCTGCGCAGCGTGATCGACCAGCTCGATTCGCGCCGCGCGCAGGTCTACATCGAAGCGCTCATCGTCGAACTCAATGCGACCACCGCGGCGAACCTCGGCATTCAGTGGCAAGGCGCGCTGCTGGGCGGCAACAACGCGGTTTATGGCGGCTCGAATTTCGGCTCGGGCAGCTCGAGCATCGTTGACCTCACGGCGCAAGGCGCGGCGATTGCGAACAACACCAACCTGCTCGGCACGAATTCGTCGAACCTGCTGCCCAACGGCCTGAACATTGGTCTGCTGCACCGTTTCGGCAGCGTGTTCGGGCTGGGCGGCCTGCTCAATGCGCTGGCGACGTCGAGCGACTCGAACGTGCTGTCCACGCCTAACCTGATCACGCTCGACAACGAGGAAGCGAAGATCGTGGTGGGCCAGAACGTGCCGGTTGTCACGGGCTCTTACGCAACGCCCACCGCGAACGCGGCGACATCGGTGACCGCGTTCAACACGTTCGACCGCATCGACGTGGGCGTTACGCTGCACGTGAAGCCGCAAATCACCGAGGGCGGCATCCTCAAGCTGCAGCTCTACCAGGAAGATTCGACGGTGGACCCGACCACGGTGAACAACCCGGGCGGCGTGACGATCAACAAGCGTTCCATCCAGTCCACCGTGCTGTGCGACAACGGCGAGATCATCGTGCTGGGCGGCTTGATGCAGGACCAGTATTCGAACGGCAACAGCAAGGTGCCGCTGCTCGGCGACATTCCATGGCTCGGCCAGCTGTTCCGCTCGGAAAACAAGACGCGCACGAAGAGCAACCTGATGGTGTTCCTGCGGCCCGTGATCGTGCGCGATCAGGCCACGAGTTCCGCGATCACGCTGAACCGCTACGACTACCTGCGTGACCAGCAAGGCGGCTATCAGACCGACAACCGCCTGATCCGCGACCAGAACATTCCGATGCTGCCGCCGCCTCCGCCGGGCCCGAGCGAAGGCGCCGTGCCGGCGCAGAATCTGTTCGATCTCAACAGCATGCGGCGCCAGTCCGCGCCGCAGAACGGGGAGCCGGCAGGCGGCACGCCGCCTGCTGCACCTCAGTCGGGAAGTGGCGCGGGCGTGTCGAGCTACGCGGTGCCGGGTGGCGGCGCATCGACAGGCGTGGGGACGAGCGCGCCGGCTGCGCCGTTGCAGCAGGCACCGCTCACGGCGCCCAATGCACCCGACAACGCAACAACCAACGCAACGCCGAATACCACGAACAACTCCGTTGCATCACCAGGAGCGCATCCGTGA
- the zigA gene encoding zinc metallochaperone GTPase ZigA has translation MNQPPLPVTVLSGFLGAGKTTLLNHILANRAGLRVAVIVNDLAAVNIDAALVRDSSALSHVEERLVEMSNGCICCTLRDDLLTEIRRLADEKRFDAILIESTGIAEPMPIAETFTFVDDDGVSLAEVARLDTMVTVVDAFNFLRDYACADALAERGLAATEEDDRTLVELLVEQIEFCDVLVVNKADLVSADDLARLQRILARINPRAVQVVSRFGAVPLAEVLDTKRFDFDAASSAPGWLASLNEHGHTHGEADEFGIGNFVYRARRPFHPERLWALLHEEWKGVLRTKGFFWLATRNDVAGSLSQAGGACRHGPAGMWWAAQDRSAWPADEGLEAEIAADWYGDADDMSIGDRRQELVMIGVDLDAQAWRAKLDACLLTDAEYAAGPDAWRQLPDPFPAWDIDSDEHDEAGDGEIVHRPG, from the coding sequence ATGAACCAGCCGCCACTGCCCGTTACTGTGCTCTCCGGGTTTCTGGGCGCGGGCAAAACCACGCTCCTGAACCATATCCTCGCCAATCGCGCAGGCCTGCGCGTGGCTGTGATCGTGAACGACCTCGCCGCGGTGAACATCGACGCCGCGCTGGTGCGCGACTCGTCGGCGCTTTCGCATGTCGAGGAGCGGCTCGTGGAAATGTCGAACGGCTGCATCTGCTGCACGCTGCGCGACGATCTGCTGACCGAGATCCGCCGCCTTGCCGACGAAAAGCGCTTCGACGCGATCCTTATCGAATCGACCGGCATCGCCGAGCCGATGCCCATTGCCGAGACGTTCACGTTCGTGGACGACGATGGTGTGTCGCTCGCCGAGGTCGCGCGCCTCGACACCATGGTGACGGTGGTCGACGCCTTCAATTTCCTGCGCGATTACGCGTGTGCCGACGCACTCGCTGAACGCGGCCTCGCCGCCACGGAAGAAGACGACCGCACGCTCGTCGAACTGCTGGTGGAACAGATCGAGTTCTGCGACGTGCTCGTCGTCAACAAGGCCGACCTCGTTTCTGCCGACGACCTGGCGCGGCTGCAGCGCATTCTCGCGCGCATCAATCCGCGAGCCGTGCAGGTGGTTAGCCGCTTCGGCGCCGTTCCGCTCGCGGAGGTGCTCGATACGAAGCGCTTCGATTTCGACGCGGCATCCAGCGCGCCGGGCTGGCTCGCGTCGCTCAACGAACACGGTCACACGCACGGCGAGGCGGACGAGTTCGGCATCGGCAACTTCGTTTATCGCGCGCGCCGCCCGTTCCATCCCGAGCGGCTCTGGGCGCTGCTGCACGAAGAATGGAAAGGTGTCCTGCGCACCAAAGGCTTCTTCTGGCTCGCCACGCGCAACGACGTGGCGGGCTCGCTGTCGCAGGCGGGCGGTGCGTGCCGGCACGGTCCGGCGGGCATGTGGTGGGCGGCGCAGGATCGCAGCGCCTGGCCTGCCGACGAAGGCCTCGAAGCGGAAATTGCCGCGGACTGGTACGGCGATGCGGACGATATGTCGATCGGAGATCGTCGGCAGGAACTCGTGATGATCGGCGTGGATCTGGACGCGCAGGCGTGGCGCGCGAAGCTCGACGCGTGTCTTTTGACCGACGCCGAATATGCCGCGGGTCCGGACGCGTGGCGCCAGTTGCCCGATCCGTTTCCGGCATGGGACATCGACAGCGATGAGCACGACGAAGCCGGCGACGGCGAGATCGTTCACCGTCCCGGCTGA
- a CDS encoding general secretion pathway protein GspC gives MNTLQIRLLSLALFAVFCATLTYWIVTLTARSAPVPAAAVHAPVSVDQAATLFGGQLTRSVNQDVRLFGILALKQGAAAIVSVGGEPPKAISLGGPLTEGAKLAEVRARSIVIDRNGVHSEVFLPANAAGPTIYVR, from the coding sequence ATGAACACCCTGCAAATCCGCCTTCTGTCGCTCGCGCTTTTCGCCGTGTTCTGCGCGACGCTGACCTACTGGATCGTCACGCTCACCGCACGTTCGGCGCCCGTGCCGGCTGCGGCCGTACATGCGCCTGTTTCCGTCGATCAGGCCGCCACGCTGTTCGGCGGCCAGCTCACGCGCAGCGTGAACCAGGACGTGCGCCTTTTCGGCATTCTTGCGCTCAAGCAGGGCGCGGCGGCTATCGTCAGCGTGGGCGGTGAGCCGCCGAAGGCCATCTCGCTGGGCGGCCCGCTCACCGAGGGCGCGAAGCTCGCCGAAGTGCGCGCGCGCTCCATCGTGATCGACCGCAACGGCGTGCATTCCGAAGTCTTCCTGCCGGCCAACGCCGCCGGCCCCACCATCTACGTGCGCTAG
- the mnmC gene encoding bifunctional tRNA (5-methylaminomethyl-2-thiouridine)(34)-methyltransferase MnmD/FAD-dependent 5-carboxymethylaminomethyl-2-thiouridine(34) oxidoreductase MnmC, giving the protein MTASLTPAALAFNDNGTPFSPLYDDVYHSAAGAFAQSEAVFLRGNALPARWQRRRNFTILETGFGLGVNFLATWKAWRDDAARCERLHFVSVEKHPFVAADLRRALGPLVADASIAPLAQQLADAWPMLVPGTHRLEFEGGRVTLTLVFGDATETVPTLWLRADAFYLDGFAPAKNPDLWSLAIFKALARVAGEGATFATWSSAGDVKRALEQSGFEYRKVEGFGTKRAMLVGRFAPRWRVRRYEPPLPAAVTERHAIVIGAGLAGCAMVERLAARGWHITLLERHHAAAQDASGNPAGVFHPMISRDDSSASRITRAGFLYALKRWAELERAGLNLSRGTGGLLHLAANDEEALAMNDALATFAWPANYVRPVTREDAQRMAGVAVAQPGWFYEQGGWIQPASVCAAQCEAAGGLLERRFGVQAARIERSGDGRWTVFDEANHVVARAPIVILANAHDAARVAGLRHAPTRSIRGQLTLVHSAHHSCRAAHPLAALRVPVIGEGYAIPLANGITLTGATYELDDPEASMREAGHVENVERVSQMLPDTRAALDATFTGRVGFRCVTSDRLPMLGQLADESAAARDAVRLRGAWPLDLPRAEGLYGAFAYGSRGLVWAALGAELIASQIEGEPWPLERDLAENLDPGRFLLRALRQQTLA; this is encoded by the coding sequence ATGACCGCTTCCCTGACTCCCGCCGCGCTCGCATTCAACGACAACGGCACCCCGTTCTCCCCGCTCTACGACGACGTCTATCACAGCGCCGCGGGCGCCTTCGCGCAGTCCGAAGCCGTTTTCTTGCGGGGCAACGCGCTACCCGCGCGATGGCAGCGGCGCCGAAATTTCACCATTCTGGAGACGGGCTTCGGCCTCGGCGTCAACTTCCTCGCCACGTGGAAAGCGTGGCGCGATGACGCAGCGCGGTGCGAACGCCTGCATTTCGTATCGGTGGAAAAGCATCCGTTCGTCGCAGCGGACCTGCGACGCGCGCTTGGGCCGCTGGTTGCGGATGCATCGATCGCCCCGCTCGCGCAGCAGCTCGCCGATGCCTGGCCGATGCTCGTGCCGGGCACGCATCGGCTCGAATTCGAAGGAGGACGAGTCACACTGACGCTCGTCTTCGGTGACGCCACTGAAACGGTTCCCACGCTCTGGTTGCGAGCCGACGCGTTCTATCTGGACGGTTTTGCGCCCGCAAAAAATCCGGACCTCTGGTCACTCGCCATCTTCAAGGCACTGGCGCGCGTGGCGGGCGAAGGCGCGACGTTCGCCACATGGTCGAGCGCGGGCGACGTGAAACGTGCGCTCGAACAGAGCGGCTTCGAATACCGGAAGGTGGAAGGCTTCGGCACGAAACGCGCGATGCTGGTAGGGCGTTTTGCGCCGCGCTGGCGAGTGCGGCGTTACGAGCCGCCATTGCCCGCCGCCGTTACCGAACGGCACGCCATCGTGATCGGCGCGGGGCTTGCCGGTTGCGCAATGGTGGAACGGCTCGCCGCTCGCGGCTGGCACATCACGCTGCTCGAGCGCCATCATGCCGCGGCGCAAGATGCCTCCGGCAATCCCGCCGGCGTATTTCACCCCATGATCTCGCGCGACGACAGCAGTGCATCGCGCATCACGCGCGCCGGCTTCCTCTATGCGCTGAAGCGCTGGGCCGAACTCGAACGAGCCGGTCTGAATCTTTCGCGCGGCACCGGCGGTCTGTTGCATCTCGCCGCAAACGACGAAGAAGCGCTCGCCATGAACGATGCGCTTGCAACGTTCGCATGGCCGGCCAATTACGTGAGGCCTGTCACGCGCGAGGACGCGCAGCGCATGGCCGGCGTCGCCGTCGCGCAGCCGGGCTGGTTCTATGAACAGGGCGGATGGATCCAGCCGGCGTCCGTCTGCGCGGCTCAATGTGAAGCGGCGGGGGGCCTGCTCGAACGGCGTTTCGGCGTGCAAGCCGCACGTATCGAACGAAGCGGGGACGGTCGATGGACCGTGTTCGACGAAGCGAACCACGTCGTTGCACGTGCGCCCATCGTCATCTTGGCGAACGCGCACGACGCCGCACGCGTAGCCGGCCTGCGTCACGCGCCGACGCGCAGCATCCGCGGCCAACTCACGCTCGTGCATTCCGCCCACCACAGCTGCCGCGCCGCCCATCCGCTCGCCGCGCTGCGCGTGCCCGTGATCGGCGAGGGCTACGCCATTCCGCTTGCGAACGGCATCACGCTCACCGGCGCGACCTACGAGCTCGACGACCCCGAGGCGTCCATGCGCGAAGCCGGCCACGTCGAAAACGTCGAACGCGTGTCGCAGATGCTGCCGGACACACGGGCGGCGCTGGATGCAACGTTCACCGGCCGCGTCGGCTTTCGCTGCGTGACGAGCGACCGCTTGCCCATGCTCGGGCAGCTTGCCGACGAATCCGCGGCGGCCCGCGATGCCGTTCGTCTGCGCGGCGCGTGGCCGCTCGACCTGCCGCGCGCCGAAGGACTCTATGGTGCCTTCGCGTACGGATCGCGTGGATTGGTGTGGGCCGCGCTCGGCGCCGAGTTGATCGCCTCGCAGATCGAAGGCGAGCCGTGGCCGCTCGAACGGGATCTCGCCGAGAACCTGGACCCCGGTCGTTTCCTTCTGCGCGCGCTACGACAGCAGACGCTGGCCTGA